A stretch of DNA from Montipora capricornis isolate CH-2021 chromosome 1, ASM3666992v2, whole genome shotgun sequence:
actgcaatttcacagccTCAAACAAAGGCGCTCACGACTGGAcaccatttcacacaaaaagcctccAAATgagattgttgaaatatgtcaaTCTCTGTCAATAcagaattgcaaacgttttcagaccttcttcgttttttaggggaggcagcgaggcataagcttatatattaagaaggaaaacattacctgaaaacTAACCGTTATagataagtgttttgtctctcgctctatttctctcagctttacagtgattttcattgtaattttctcttcttctccttcctcggcttctctcgaagctttcttcgcttaaatttctcaaatttttaggaaaaaaattaaaaggatgGTGATACAAAAATATATAGGTATAGCGGCATGTAGCTGCCACTGACTACACAGATTAGAAATCTGAAATGTTTATCAACAGTCTGGTAGTTTCGTAGTCTTCTGCAAAGTCATCAACAACGTCATCTTCATCGTCACTTTCGCTTTCGCTGCGTAATTCTCTCTCAGAAAGGCTGAGGACGCACGGTACTTCACTGGTAGCACCCAGAGCATTTTCTTCTACATACCGGACCGAATGTACCTCCCCTTGAAATGCCAGATCAGGTAGGGACAGATCTTCAACGTGGTTTCCAAATAGGCCTTTCAATTGCAAAAGGTAGCCTTCGATGCTCAAAAGTTTTCTTCGAATCAAAAGGTCTCTTCCCCTATTCTCAGTGGAACAATTCTCCAGAGGATTCTCGTTTTGCAGGCATGTCTTCAGAAGTTGATGATTGTGAGAGAAGTGCTCAAAAGCGTTGTTCCTTTCACTACTTAGCAAAGTGATCTCTCGACAGCGATTTTCCAAATGGTGCTGCCTTTCTCTTGATGGATATGCGAATCTCTTTTCTTGAACCTTGAAGGTCATCACCCTGTCTGCAAACAGGTGAATCAGGATCCTTCACATAGTCGAATTCCAACGTGTGTTGCAAGGAACAAGTGGTACTACAGGCTGTTTTGTTGTAGTCGTCCACAGAGACGTTCAACCCTTTAGTGGCTTTGGTAATATGCTTCGACAACCGTTTCGCAAGTGCGTGACCCTCTGTGCAAAGAAATATATCAAGGTTTTAACATGAAAACTAAAGTGAAAGTGGATTTCAAACTTTCACACCGCACTTGAAACAGACATTATCTAATCATTGGATAATCGGATAGCATAACTAAGTAGATATAGAAACCATAACGTTTGCAATTAACATACGCTGTTTCCTGACAccatcgcagttatgagcgctaCTTTAGCAGCAGAGACTTTCATGTATTCTCCAAGACACTTGGGGGTCACaatatgaccagctcccagttggcttaatagctcaattggtagagTACTGCACTGGCAATgctgaggtcatgggttcaaatcccggtCAAGCCTGAAgttttcaaggttttgattTCGCTACTGCTATTAAAAGTACCACTCATAAATACGATGATCTCAGAAAACGGCATATGTTACatctccgcagttcaaatatatgccTATCATATATTCCCTACCACCTAATTTATGCACTTAACATTGTTTCCTTGCAGTTCATTTGCAAAACAGTGGTAGCTACCAGCTACCAGCTACCAGCAGTAGGACTTCTTGCATTCCAAATGTAATACCGGAATACTATCAACGAGtcgttgtttacattttatgaCATT
This window harbors:
- the LOC138053200 gene encoding uncharacterized protein isoform X2, which encodes MFYDIQAKWEDGCDPEKLQQLYGQMNKLEAMLQQLKQEHGVMQRWKPDDDPFQLARDEANDRQKRACLQKIYAKVVERWFLLSLKAKYAKGHALAKRLSKHITKATKGLNVSVDDYNKTACSTTCSLQHTLEFDYVKDPDSPVCRQGDDLQGSRKEIRISIKRKAAPFGKSLSRDHFAK